One Hordeum vulgare subsp. vulgare chromosome 4H, MorexV3_pseudomolecules_assembly, whole genome shotgun sequence DNA window includes the following coding sequences:
- the LOC123447270 gene encoding GDSL esterase/lipase At4g10955-like — protein MDADDRFHLSGPTHMMPGAGGVRSLSTTTLIDWENEEHRRCIAACIVKGTYILEDDRNTCRLLVGEALAPAWWESFHFRIVKVLKDDCGHKGEHKFIFGAIYEHVPPPGAGRHPSAPQYVVALRGTMLKHPDPFKDLWLDLKVMANTLHPCRRSQRARAEVETLLGAGCAVWLTGHSLGASLALDVGRRMMADKGMNLPTFLFNPPQVSPAPVINALQPTEVAKRDLYATSYVLKAGLGLVLSPHRKRMERLFQRLAPWAPQLYVHDRDVVCMGFIDYFQQRQLIQERFSGVARSAMTLSYRDMLFSLVGAEKERPHLLPSAMLVKNSSDCDAHGLEQWWKPDGELHLCATRYSYPGA, from the exons ATGGACGCCGACGACCGCTTTCATCTATCAGGGCCGACGCATATGATGCCCGGAGCCGGCGGCGTCCGATCTTTATCGACGACGACGTTGATCGACTG GGAGAATGAGGAGCACCGGCGGTGCATCGCCGCCTGCATCGTGAAAGGCACCTACATCCTCGAGGACGACAGGAACACATGCAGGCTGCTGGTGGGGGAGGCCCTGGCGCCGGCGTGGTGGGAGAGCTTCCACTTCCGCATCGTCAAAGTGCTCAAGGACGACTGCGGCCACAAGGGGGAGCACAAGTTCATCTTCGGCGCCATCTACGAGCACGTGCCGCCGCCGGGCGCCGGCCGCCACCCGTCGGCTCCGCAGTACGTGGTCGCCTTGCGAGGGACCATGCTGAAGCACCCCGACCCGTTCAAGGACCTATGGCTCGACCTCAAGGTCATGGCCAACACCCTGCACCCGTGCAGGCGGTCCCAGCGCGCGCGCGCGGAGGTGGAGACGCTCCTCGGCGCCGGCTGCGCCGTGTGGCTCACGGGGCACTCTCTCGGAGCGTCCCTGGCGCTGGACGTGGGGCGGAGGATGATGGCGGACAAGGGGATGAACCTCCCGACCTTCCTCTTCAACCCGCCGCAGGTGTCGCCGGCGCCGGTGATCAACGCCTTGCAACCGACGGAGGTGGCCAAGAGGGACCTGTACGCCACGAGCTACGTCTTGAAGGCCGGCCTCGGGCTGGTCCTCAGCCCCCACCGGAAACGCATGGAGAGGCtgttccagaggctggccccgtgGGCGCCGCAGCTGTACGTGCACGACAGGGACGTCGTCTGCATGGGTTTCATCGACTACTTCCAGCAGCGGCAGCTGATTCAGGAGCGCTTCAGCGGCGTGGCCAGGTCGGCCATGACGCTGTCGTACCGTGACATGCTCTTCTCCTTGGTAGGCGCGGAGAAGGAGCGGCCACATCTCCTGCCTTCGGCCATGCTGGTGAAGAACTCCAGTGACTGCGACGCCCACGGGCTCGAGCAATGGTGGAAGCCAGACGGCGAGCTCCACTTGTGCGCCACGCGTTACAGTTATCCTGGAGCATAA
- the LOC123449728 gene encoding scarecrow-like protein 9: MEEEEDDDVDQDNPALLKAQRPFAQILSSSTHASKGSALASDVHSPSPATFKFKGVDEVRSLLLLANGEDNTHIFSTAFLKGMEEAKKFLPTNCELTTTGAQDQPKEKSGSGREDRSDEVEADASRTNGSVGARACEVFDFDQMCSSMDNETGSSSKKGRKSKARVIDLHTLLIHCARATTDDRRRAGELLMEIQLHASPAGDGTQRLAYWFAEGLEARLAGTGSQVYGTITAKATSAVVHSEAYQAFISTCCFRNVSILFANRAILNAAAGRSRLHIVDYGFCYGFQWSELLRSLAARDGGSPEVRITHIDLPQPGLHPGRHMEEVGGRLTDIARELGVPFKYRAILAQWQTVCAEDLDLEEDEVLAVNDLYNFRTLMDECVVVGSPNPRDVVLSNVCRMKPDVFVQSTVNGSYGTFFLSRFRGALFFYSAMFDMLDATMPRESELRLALERGVFGWVALNAVAYEGEDRVERGETFRHWQVRNQRAGLRQLPLDKETVKMARDMVKNEYHKDFVIDEDQQWVDHRWLLQGWKGRALYAHSTRAAGGAAGSQV, from the exons atggaggaggaggaggatgacgacGTTGACCAAGATAACCCGGCGCTCCTCAAAGCCCAGCGTCCCTTTGCCCAAATCCTCTCCTCCAGCACGCATGCATCCAAAGGGAGCGCCTTGGCCAGCGACGTGCACTCTCCCAGCCCGGCCACCTTCAAGTTCAAGGGCGTTGATGAGGTCCGCAGCTTGCTGTTGCTCGCCAATGGAGAGGACAACACTCACATCTTCAGCACTGCTTTCCTCAAGGGCATGGAAGAGGCCAAGAAGTTCTTGCCCACGAACTGTGAGCTGACGACCACCGGTGCGCAGGACCAGCCGAAAGAGAAAAGTGGCAGCGGCCGCGAGGACCGGAGCGACGAGGTGGAGGCTGATGCCAGTAGGACGAACGGATCCGTCGGAGCTCGTGCCTGCGAGGTGTTCGACTTCGATCAAATGTGCAGTTCCATGGACAACGAGACCGGGAGCAGTAGCAAGAAGGGGAGGAAGAGCAAGGCGCGGGTGATTGACCTGCACACGCTGCTGATCCACTGTGCCAGGGCGACGACGGATGATCGCCGGAGGGCAGGTGAGCTGCTCATGGAGATCCAGCTGCACGCCTCACCCGCCGGCGACGGCACACAGCGGCTTGCCTACTGGTTCGCTGAGGGGCTGGAGGCACGGCTCGCCGGCACAGGCAGCCAGGTGTATGGGACGATTACGGCGAAGGCCACCTCTGCCGTGGTGCACTCAGAGGCTTACCAGGCATTCATCTCGACGTGCTGCTTCAGGAATGTGTCCATCTTGTTCGCCAATAGGGCCATCCTCAACGCGGCGGCCGGGAGGAGCAGGTTGCACATCGTTGATTATGGCTTTTGCTATGGATTCCAGTGGTCAGAACTTCTGCGCTCGCTGGCAGCGAGGGATGGCGGCTCGCCGGAAGTCAGGATCACCCACATTGACCTCCCGCAGCCCGGACTCCACCCCGGAAGACATATGGAGGAGGTCGGTGGTCGGCTGACCGACATTGCCCGAGAGCTCGGTGTGCCATTCAAGTACCGTGCCATCTTGGCGCAGTGGCAGACCGTTTGCGCCGAGGACCTGGACCTGGAAGAAGATGAGGTGCTTGCCGTGAACGACCTGTACAATTTCAGGACCTTAATGGACGAGTGCGTCGTCGTAGGCAGCCCGAACCCCCGCGACGTCGTCCTCAGCAACGTCTGCAGGATGAAGCCGGACGTGTTCGTCCAGAGCACCGTGAACGGCTCCTACGGCACCTTCTTCCTGTCACGGTTCCGAGGGGCGCTCTTCTTCTACTCTGCGATGTTCGACATGCTTGATGCGACCATGCCGCGGGAGAGCGAGCTGCGGCTGGCGCTGGAGCGCGGCGTCTTTGGGTGGGTCGCCCTGAACGCCGTCGCGTACGAGGGAGAGGACCGGGTGGAGCGCGGCGAGACATTCAGGCATTGGCAAGTCAGGAACCAACGGGCAGGCCTGAGGCAGCTGCCGCTGGACAAAGAGACTGTTAAGATGGCCAGGGACATGGTGAAGAATGAATACCACAAGGACTTTGTCATCGACGAGGACCAACAATGGGTC GATCACCGGTGGCTTCTGCAAGGATGGAAAGGCCGGGCGCTCTATGCCCACTCCACACGGGCAGCTGGTGGTGCTGCTGGTTCTCAAGTGTGA
- the LOC123449731 gene encoding uncharacterized protein LOC123449731 → MGTMTMASSSLVLRPRASPLSPRRAPTRRAALPAPQATAAETPREGLSVVVGEGETRTPTTRLYSLAPYPLLLAALLPGAEPITAAFEPFVELVRTFSLPDWLVHWGHPGNMAVVLFAMGGYGTYLGFRIKLSDDPEEKAKAKDLHPKLLGGMFFFFALGATGGVTALLTSGKPIFESPHAVTGVIGLALLTVQSLLPTLFEGNPGLRGAHGLLGSSIMTLFLFHAAFGLQLGLSF, encoded by the exons ATGGGGACCATGACAATGGCGAGCAGCTCCCTCGTCCTCCGCCCGCGTGCGTCGCCGTTGAGTCCTCGTCGTGCGCCGACGCGCCGGGCGGCATTGCCCGCCCCGCAGGCCACGGCCGCTGAGACGCCGCGGGAGGGGCTGTCCGTGGTGGTCGGCGAGGGCGAGACGAGGACGCCGACGACGCGGCTCTACTCGCTGGCGCCGTACCCGCTGCTGCTGGCGGCGCTGCTGCCCGGGGCGGAGCCCATCACCGCGGCGTTCGAGCCCTTCGTGGAGCTGGTCAGGACATTCAGCCTCCCCGACTGGCTCGTGCACTGGGGCCACCCCGGCAACATG GCCGTGGTGCTGTTCGCAATGGGTGGGTACGGGACGTACCTGGGGTTCAGGATCAAGCTCTCCGACGACCCC gaggagaaggccaaggccaaggaccTCCACCCCAAGCTCCTGGGcggcatgttcttcttcttcgccctCGGCGCCACCGGCGGGGTCACCGCCCTCCTCACCTCCGGCAAACCCATCTTCGAAAG CCCTCACGCGGTCACCGGGGTCATCGGCCTTGCGCTCCTGACCGTGCAGTCGCTCCTGCCAACATTGTTCGAG GGGAACCCTGGGCTGAGAGGCGCGCACGGCCTGCTCGGCAGCAGCATCATGACGCTCTTCCTCTTCCACGCCGCGTTTGGGCTGCAGCTCGGCCTCAGCTTTTAA